The Oceanisphaera avium genome includes a region encoding these proteins:
- the hemF gene encoding oxygen-dependent coproporphyrinogen oxidase has translation MSTQPDIHAVKAYLLQLQDTICAGLAAADGGGQFLEDSWTRAEGGGGRSRVMRHGKVIEQGGVNFSHVHGDAMPASATAHRPELAGRSFEAMGVSLVIHPHNPHVPTSHANVRFFFAEKEGADPVWWFGGGFDLTPFYPVEEDCQHWHQVSHDLCAPFGKHVYEDYKKWCDDYFYLKHRDETRGVGGLFFDDLNQWPFAQCFEFMQAVGNGYLEAYLPIIEKRKATPYTEQERQFQLYRRGRYVEFNLVYDRGTLFGLQTGGRTESILMSMPPLARWEYDWQPKTGTKEALLQDFLVPRDWL, from the coding sequence ATGAGCACTCAACCTGATATCCACGCCGTAAAAGCATATTTACTCCAGCTACAAGATACTATTTGTGCTGGCTTAGCAGCAGCGGATGGTGGCGGACAATTTCTAGAAGACAGTTGGACGCGTGCCGAAGGCGGCGGCGGGCGTAGTCGTGTTATGCGCCACGGTAAAGTTATTGAGCAAGGCGGTGTTAATTTTTCCCATGTACATGGTGATGCCATGCCCGCCTCCGCCACCGCTCATCGCCCAGAATTGGCAGGGCGATCCTTTGAAGCCATGGGCGTCTCTTTAGTGATCCATCCTCATAATCCGCATGTGCCTACGAGTCATGCGAATGTGCGCTTTTTCTTTGCCGAAAAAGAGGGCGCCGATCCGGTGTGGTGGTTTGGCGGCGGCTTTGACTTAACCCCCTTTTATCCGGTTGAAGAAGACTGCCAACACTGGCATCAAGTTTCTCATGACTTATGTGCGCCTTTTGGCAAGCACGTATATGAAGACTATAAAAAGTGGTGTGATGACTACTTTTATCTAAAACATCGAGATGAAACTCGTGGTGTAGGCGGTTTATTTTTTGATGACCTAAACCAATGGCCCTTTGCACAATGCTTTGAATTTATGCAAGCGGTGGGTAATGGTTATTTAGAGGCGTATCTGCCAATTATTGAAAAGCGCAAAGCTACGCCCTATACCGAGCAAGAACGCCAGTTCCAGCTCTATCGTCGTGGGCGTTATGTTGAATTTAATTTAGTCTATGACAGAGGCACTTTGTTTGGCTTACAAACGGGCGGTCGCACCGAGTCTATTTTAATGTCGATGCCACCGCTGGCGCGTTGGGAATATGATTGGCAGCCTAAAACCGGCACCAAAGAAGCCTTGCTACAAGACTTCTTAGTACCAAGAGATTGGCTTTAA
- the hdfR gene encoding HTH-type transcriptional regulator HdfR, translating into MDTELLKTFLEVSRTRHFGKAAEHLYLTPSAVSFRIRQLESQLGVTLFTRLRNNIQLTSSGDALIPHAESMLLAWARAQHEVALSERQTQQLAVAGTANLWDAYLQEGLHRLYCELPALSLRADIRTPEQMTRALLGRTLDLAFLTDPARIEGVRHVALHTMELQLVSSHQHLDTAKAMAQDYIRIDWGTAFNTQHAKLFNASTPPILHTGSVRIALEYLLHHGGSTFLPSSMISHYQQQEQLFIVADTPSISREVYAAYLPGGERQALIDEVIALFAPQHEPN; encoded by the coding sequence TTGGATACTGAACTCTTAAAAACCTTCTTAGAGGTGTCGCGTACTCGTCATTTTGGCAAGGCGGCAGAACACTTATACCTGACGCCGTCGGCGGTCAGCTTTCGCATCCGTCAGTTAGAAAGTCAGTTGGGTGTCACCTTGTTTACGCGACTGCGAAATAATATCCAACTTACTTCGTCGGGTGATGCGCTGATCCCTCATGCGGAGTCGATGTTATTAGCGTGGGCACGTGCGCAACATGAAGTAGCATTAAGTGAGCGCCAAACCCAACAGTTAGCGGTGGCAGGAACAGCGAACTTATGGGATGCCTACTTACAAGAAGGATTGCATCGGTTGTATTGCGAGTTGCCGGCATTATCGTTGCGTGCTGATATTCGCACGCCAGAGCAAATGACTCGCGCCTTATTAGGACGCACCTTGGATTTGGCGTTTTTAACAGATCCGGCGCGCATTGAGGGCGTACGCCATGTCGCACTGCACACCATGGAGCTACAACTGGTGTCGTCCCATCAGCATCTCGATACAGCTAAAGCTATGGCGCAAGATTATATTCGCATCGATTGGGGAACCGCGTTTAACACTCAACATGCAAAACTCTTTAATGCCAGTACGCCCCCTATTTTACACACCGGCTCGGTACGCATCGCTTTAGAATATTTATTACATCATGGTGGCAGCACGTTTCTACCCAGCTCCATGATCAGTCATTATCAACAACAGGAGCAGTTATTTATTGTGGCTGATACGCCCTCAATTAGCCGCGAAGTATACGCGGCTTATTTACCTGGGGGCGAGCGCCAAGCCCTTATCGATGAAGTTATCGCTTTGTTTGCCCCGCAACACGAGCCAAATTAA
- the aroE gene encoding shikimate dehydrogenase, translating to MDRYAVIGHPIKHSQSPFIHQQFAEQTQQQLDYQRLLAPLDGFADSLSHFASQGGVGCNITVPFKTQALEIADELTPRAKLAGAVNTLHLLADGRWLGDNTDGAGLVMDLKRLGVKLTGANILLLGAGGAARGALAPLLAEQPAHIVIANRTPERAEELAEHFAAFGNISSAPLTELTQPFDIIINSTSASLQGESLALTNDVLQENTCVYDMMYDATDTPFLVWAKEQGLTRRFDGLGMLVGQAAESFYLWRDVRPDVLPVLDALRKQLATTL from the coding sequence ATGGACAGATATGCCGTTATCGGTCATCCCATCAAACACAGTCAATCGCCTTTTATTCATCAGCAGTTTGCTGAGCAAACCCAGCAACAACTCGACTACCAGCGTTTATTAGCGCCGCTGGATGGCTTTGCCGATAGCTTAAGTCACTTTGCTAGCCAAGGCGGTGTTGGTTGTAACATTACTGTGCCTTTTAAAACGCAAGCGCTCGAAATAGCCGATGAGCTCACTCCAAGAGCTAAACTGGCAGGGGCGGTGAATACCTTACATTTATTAGCCGATGGCCGTTGGTTAGGTGATAACACCGATGGTGCGGGTTTAGTCATGGACTTAAAGCGGTTAGGCGTTAAGTTAACCGGCGCAAACATTCTCTTGTTAGGAGCTGGCGGCGCCGCACGCGGAGCCCTTGCGCCTCTGCTGGCCGAACAACCTGCACACATAGTAATTGCTAATCGCACGCCCGAACGAGCCGAGGAATTAGCTGAGCACTTTGCGGCGTTTGGTAATATAAGTAGCGCGCCACTTACCGAGTTAACTCAGCCGTTTGATATTATTATCAACAGTACCTCGGCAAGCTTGCAAGGCGAGTCATTGGCATTAACCAATGATGTCTTGCAGGAAAATACCTGCGTTTATGACATGATGTATGACGCGACTGACACGCCTTTTTTAGTATGGGCAAAAGAGCAAGGGCTTACCCGCCGCTTTGATGGCTTGGGGATGCTGGTGGGGCAAGCGGCAGAAAGCTTCTATTTATGGCGAGATGTGCGCCCCGACGTGCTGCCAGTACTCGACGCTTTGCGCAAGCAATTAGCGACTACGCTCTAG
- a CDS encoding DUF1488 family protein translates to MNQDIIVNDDLVWQPEQAKLTFSAQWFGGQVLCHISVALLEHLSGQQLVDEASIMLAFEAQRFDIEEQVSDLISQEAFGPDGSLTL, encoded by the coding sequence ATGAATCAAGACATTATTGTAAATGACGACCTCGTCTGGCAACCAGAGCAAGCAAAACTGACTTTTAGTGCACAGTGGTTTGGCGGGCAAGTACTATGCCACATCAGTGTCGCTTTACTTGAACATCTGAGCGGCCAACAGCTAGTAGACGAAGCCAGTATTATGTTAGCGTTTGAAGCGCAGCGTTTTGATATAGAAGAGCAGGTTAGTGATTTAATTAGCCAAGAGGCGTTTGGACCTGATGGCAGCTTAACTTTATAA